One candidate division WOR-3 bacterium genomic region harbors:
- a CDS encoding DegT/DnrJ/EryC1/StrS family aminotransferase, which translates to MKVPFIDLKREYQFFKRDFKIDNFLKKGDYILGRELELFEKDFSKFFSSNNNFYSVGVNSGTDALILALKALKVKEGDEIITTSFSYISTALAILKVKAKPVFVDIKEDYNISPKEIKKAISKKTKGIIIVHLFGLPCDMEEIIDIKNRYGLFLIEDCCQSFGAKYKDNYCGSFGEISCFSFYPTKNLSCFGDGGLCLTKSFYFYQKIKELRNPDLKKEFVDDIGFNSRLDTIQAMVLRIKLKKIKFLLEKRREIAKIYNENLGSLLVCPKEENNKIHSYNIYTIRVKDNKKLKNYLERLGIETKIYYPYPLYYQPIFKNNSRIIGCKKAEEFSKEVLSLPLYPFLKVKEVKEVIKRVKSYLKEVENED; encoded by the coding sequence ATGAAAGTTCCTTTTATTGATTTAAAAAGGGAATATCAATTCTTTAAAAGAGATTTCAAAATAGATAATTTTTTAAAAAAGGGTGATTACATTTTAGGAAGGGAGTTAGAACTTTTTGAAAAGGACTTTTCTAAATTCTTTTCTTCTAATAATAATTTTTATTCGGTAGGTGTTAATTCCGGGACCGATGCCTTGATTTTGGCATTAAAGGCATTAAAGGTGAAAGAAGGAGATGAGATAATTACTACTTCTTTTTCTTATATTTCTACTGCCTTGGCAATATTAAAAGTAAAAGCAAAACCGGTTTTTGTTGATATCAAAGAAGATTACAATATTTCGCCAAAAGAGATAAAAAAGGCAATATCTAAAAAGACGAAAGGGATAATAATTGTTCACTTATTTGGGCTTCCTTGTGATATGGAAGAGATTATTGATATAAAAAATAGATATGGACTTTTTTTAATAGAAGATTGTTGCCAAAGTTTTGGAGCAAAATATAAAGATAATTATTGCGGTTCTTTTGGTGAGATTAGTTGTTTCTCTTTTTATCCAACAAAGAATTTATCTTGCTTTGGTGATGGTGGCTTATGCTTGACAAAATCTTTTTATTTCTATCAGAAAATAAAGGAATTAAGAAATCCCGATTTAAAAAAAGAATTTGTTGATGATATTGGATTTAATTCCCGTTTAGATACCATTCAGGCAATGGTTTTAAGAATAAAATTAAAGAAAATAAAATTTCTATTAGAAAAAAGAAGAGAGATTGCCAAAATTTATAATGAAAATTTAGGTTCCCTTTTGGTCTGTCCAAAAGAAGAGAATAATAAAATCCATTCTTACAATATTTACACAATAAGGGTAAAAGATAATAAAAAATTAAAAAATTATTTAGAGAGATTGGGGATTGAGACAAAGATTTATTATCCTTATCCATTATATTATCAACCAATTTTTAAAAACAATTCAAGGATAATTGGATGTAAAAAGGCAGAAGAATTTTCCAAAGAGGTTTTGAGTCTACCTTTGTATCC